From one Thamnophis elegans isolate rThaEle1 chromosome 7, rThaEle1.pri, whole genome shotgun sequence genomic stretch:
- the LOC116511721 gene encoding LOW QUALITY PROTEIN: laminin subunit beta-1-like (The sequence of the model RefSeq protein was modified relative to this genomic sequence to represent the inferred CDS: inserted 6 bases in 4 codons), protein MDVFLVPQKLKADVAQKIIEVEEKISTVANESSAVEAELTALEADAKSLHNAVKELGEQLEFIKISDVRGALDSITKYFQMSLDAEKRANASVLLPGSLIEQSAEMRLEVESLINXTAATFQATQEEQSRLLDELAGKLQXLDLAEVSEKMCGTXPGSSCADSPCGGLSCQTEDGVKKCXGPGCEGLVTVAHTAWQKAIDFDRDILSALAEVEQLSKWFRKPNNGPTRPSRTPQHFTEDQRHQGASRPEQQGPQKSDTSDQRFFDEIGGTRKRTLIVLIFETIDPGESQKAAL, encoded by the exons ATGGACGTTTTCTTGGTTCCGCAGAAGCTGAAAGCAGATGTGGCCCAAAAGATCATTGAAGTGGAGGAAAAGATCTCTACGGTGGCAAACGAAAGCAGCGCCGTGGAGGCTGAGCTGACGGCGTTGGAGGCAGACGCCAAGAGCTTACACAACGCTGTGAAAGAACTTGGGGAACAGCTGGAGTTCATAAAAATCTCGGACGTCCGAG GTGCCTTGGATAGCATCACCAAATATTTCCAGATGTCGCTGGATGCGGAAAAAAGAGCCAACGCATCAGTTTTGCTTCCCGGCAGCCTCATTGAACAGTCCGCCGAAATGCGCCTGGAAGTGGAGAGTCTGATCAA GACGGCGGCCACCTTCCAGGCTACACAGGAAGAGCAGTCCCGTCTCTTGGACGAACTGGCGGGCAAGCTGCA CCTGGATTTGGCGGAAGTGTCGGAGAAG ATGTGTGGGA CCCCTGGGTCTTCCTGTGCCGATTCCCCCTGTGGTGGGTTGAGCTGCCAAACTGAAGATGGGGTGAAGAAAT GGGGACCCGGGTGCGAAGGTCTGGTGACGGTGGCTCACACCGCCTGGCAGAAAGCCATCGATTTTGACCGAGACATCTTGAGCGCTCTGGCGGAGGTGGAACAGCTGTCCAAATG GTTTCGGAAGCCAAACAACGGGCCGACGAGGCCAAGCAGAACGCCGCAACATTTTACTGAAGACCAACGCCACCAAGGAGCAAGTAGACCAGAGCAACAAGGACCTCAGAAATCTGATACATCAGATCAGAGATTTTTTGATGA AATTGGAGGCACACGAAAAAGGACCTTGATCGTCCTAATCTTTGAAACCATCGACCCGGGAGAGAGCCAGAAAGCTGCCTTATAG